One genomic window of Medicago truncatula cultivar Jemalong A17 chromosome 1, MtrunA17r5.0-ANR, whole genome shotgun sequence includes the following:
- the LOC11408526 gene encoding probable alkaline/neutral invertase D, producing MDGHMGIRKVGSQCSMAEMDDFDLTRLLDRPRLNIERQRSFDERSLSELSVGFARAGLDNYDNYSPGGRSGFNTPASSARNSFEPHPMVADAWESLRKSLVHFRGAPVGTIAAVDHQAEEVLNYDQVFVRDFVPSALAFLMNGEPEIVKNFLLKTLHLQGWEKRVDRFKLGEGVMPASFKVLHDAVRKTDTLIADFGESAIGRVAPVDSGFWWIILLRAYTKSTGDLTLSESDSCQKGMKLILTLCLSEGFDTFPTLLCADGCCMIDRRMGVYGYPIEIQALFFMALRSALSMLKQDTADGKECVERVVKRLHALSFHMRSYFWLDFQQLNDIYRYKTEEYSHTAVNKFNVIPDSIPEWVFDFMPTRGGYFIGNVSPARMDFRWFALGNCVAILSSLATPEQSMAIMDLIEARWDELVGEMPLKISYPAIESHEWRIVTGCDPKNTRWSYHNGGSWPVLLWLVTAACIKTGRPQIARRAIELAESRLLKDGWPEYYDGKLGRYVGKQARKYQTWSIAGYLVAKMMLEDPSHLGMISLEEDKQMKPVIKRSSSWTC from the exons ATGGATGGGCATATGGGAATTAGGAAAGTCGGCTCTCAGTGTTCGATGGCTGAGATGGATGATTTCGATCTCACTCGTTTGCTTGACAGGCCGAGGCTAAACATAGAGAGACAGAGATCATTTGATGAGAGGTCGCTTAGTGAATTGTCTGTTGGTTTTGCAAGGGCTGGGTTAGATAACTATGACAATTACTCGCCTGGAGGAAGATCTGGTTTTAACACCCCTGCTTCATCTGCTCGCAACTCGTTTGAGCCGCATCCAATGGTTGCTGATGCCTGGGAATCTCTCAGGAAATCTCTAGTCCATTTCAGAGGTGCACCTGTTGGCACAATTGCAGCTGTTGATCATCAAGCAGAGGAAGTTCTAAATTACGATCAG GTTTTTGTTCGAGATTTTGTCCCAAGTGCTCTAGCCTTTTTGATGAATGGTGAACCGGAAATAGTAAAAAACTTCTTGTTAAAGACACTACATCTTCAGGGGTGGGAGAAAAGAGTAGATAGGTTTAAACTTGGGGAAGGTGTGATGCCAGCTAGTTTCAAAGTCCTGCATGATGCCGTTAGGAAAACAGATACTCTTATTGCAGATTTTGGCGAAAGTGCAATCGGAAGAGTTGCTCCTGTTGACTCTGGATTCTGGTGGATCATTTTGCTTCGTGCTTACACAAAATCTACAGGGGACTTAACTCTGTCTGAATCTGATAGTTGTCAAAAAGGAATGAAGCTTATATTGACTTTATGCTTGTCAGAGGGGTTTGACACATTTCCAACTCTGCTTTGTGCTGATGGATGCTGCATGATTGATAGAAGAATG GGTGTTTATGGATATCCTATTGAGATTCAAGCACTTTTCTTCATGGCATTGAGAAGTGCTTTGTCCATGCTCAAGCAAGATACTGCTGACGGAAAGGAGTGTGTAGAGCGTGTTGTGAAGCGTTTGCATGCACTAAGTTTTCACATGAGAAGCTACTTTTGGCTTGACTTCCAGCAACTAAATGACATTTATCGGTACAAGACTGAGGAGTACTCACATACTGCAGTAAATAAGTTTAATGTTATTCCGGATTCAATTCCAGAATGGGTGTTTGACTTTATGCCAACACGTGGTGGCTACTTCATTGGAAATGTCAGTCCGGCTCGAATGGATTTTCGATGGTTTGCTTTAGGAAACTGTGTTGCAATTCTTTCTTCTTTAGCAACTCCAGAGCAGTCAATGGCAATCATGGATCTTATTGAAGCTCGTTGGGATGAGTTGGTTGGAGAAATGCCGCTAAAAATTAGTTACCCTGCAATAGAAAGTCACGAGTGGCGAATTGTTACTGGCTGTGATCCCAAAAATACCAGATGGAGTTACCATAATGGAGGATCTTGGCCAG TACTCCTGTGGCTTGTAACAGCTGCTTGCATCAAGACAGGGCGACCACAAATAGCAAGACGTGCAATTGAACTTGCCGAGAGTCGTTTACTGAAGGATGGATGGCCTGAATATTATGATGGTAAACTTGGAAGATATGTTGGGAAACAGGCAAGAAAATACCAAACATGGTCTATTGCGGGTTATTTGGTGGCAAAGATGATGCTGGAGGACCCCTCACACTTGGGGATGATTTCCCTTGAAGAAGACAAGCAGATGAAACCAGTGATTAAAAGATCATCTTCTTGGACTTGCTGA
- the LOC11420330 gene encoding probable alkaline/neutral invertase F yields the protein MNGLVGMRKIKSQCSISGMNGPVGIRKIRSQCLLSEMDAFDLSGLLDNPRLNIERQRSVDDSLLSELSIGARSFSSAQNSFEPQPMLADAWESLRKSLVYFNGKPVGTLAAVDHQSEEVLNYDQVFVRDFVPSALAFLMNGEPEIVKNFLLKTLRLQGWEKRVDQFKLGEGVMPASFKVLHDAVRKTDTLIADFGESAIGRVAPVDSGFWWIILLRAYTKSTGDLTLSESDDCQKGMKLILTLCLSEGFDTFPTLLCADGCCMIDRRMGVYGYPIEIQALFFMALRCALSMLKQDTADDKEYVELVVKRLHALSFHMRSYFWLDFQQLNNIYRYKTEEYSHTAVNKFNVNPDSIPDWLFDFMPKCGGYFIGNVSPARMDFRWFALGNCVAILSSLATPEQSTAIMDLIEARWDELVGEMPLKISYPAYEGKDWEINTGFDNKNVTWSYHNGGSWPVLMWLVTAACIKTGRPQIARRAIELAESRLLEDGWPEYYDGKLGRYVGRKARKYQTWSIAGYLVSKMMLEDPSHLGMISLEEDKQMKPVHKRSSSWTC from the exons ATGAACGGGCTTGTGGGAATGAGGAAAATCAAGTCTCAGTGTTCGATCTCTGGAATGAACGGGCCTGTGGGAATTAGGAAAATCAGGTCTCAGTGTTTGCTCTCCGAGATGGATGCTTTTGATCTCTCTGGCTTGCTTGACAATCCAAGGCTAAACATAGAGAGACAGAGATCAGTTGATGACAGTTTACTCAGTGAACTGTCCATTGGAGCAAGATCATTTTCATCTGCTCAGAACTCGTTCGAGCCTCAGCCAATGCTTGCTGATGCCTGGGAATCTCTCAGGAAGTCTCTAGTCTATTTCAATGGCAAACCTGTAGGCACACTTGCAGCTGTTGATCATCAATCAGAAGAAGTTCTAAATTATGATCAG GTTTTTGTTCGCGATTTTGTTCCAAGTGCACTAGCCTTTTTGATGAATGGTGAACCGGAAATAGTTAAGAACTTCTTACTGAAGACGCTGCGTCTTCAAGGGTGGGAAAAAAGAGTAGATCAATTTAAGCTTGGTGAAGGTGTTATGCCAGCTAGTTTCAAAGTCCTTCATGATGCTGTTAGGAAAACAGATACTCTTATTGCAGATTTTGGTGAAAGTGCAATTGGAAGAGTTGCTCCTGTTGACTCTGGATTTTGGTGGATCATTTTGCTTCGTGCTTACACAAAATCTACAGGGGATTTAACTCTGTCTGAATCTGATGATTGTCAAAAAGGAATGAAACTTATATTGACTCTATGCTTGTCCGAGGGGTTTGACACATTCCCAACTCTCCTATGTGCTGATGGATGCTGCATGATTGATCGAAGAATG GGTGTTTATGGATATCCTATAGAAATTCAAGCACTTTTCTTCATGGCATTGAGATGTGCTTTGTCAATGCTCAAACAAGATACTGCTGATGATAAGGAATATGTAGAGCTTGTTGTGAAACGTTTGCATGCACTAAGTTTTCACATGAGAAGCTACTTTTGGCTTGACTTCCAGCAACTAAATAACATTTATCGGTACAAGACCGAGGAGTACTCACATACTGCAGTAAATAAGTTTAACGTTAATCCGGATTCAATTCCAGATTGGCTATTTGACTTTATGCCAAAATGCGGTGGCTACTTTATCGGAAATGTCAGTCCAGCTCGAATGGATTTTCGATGGTTCGCTTTAGGAAACTGTGTTGCAATTCTATCTTCTTTAGCAACTCCAGAGCAGTCAACTGCAATCATGGATCTTATTGAAGCTCGTTGGGATGAGTTGGTCGGAGAAATGCCACTAAAAATTAGTTATCCTGCATATGAAGGTAAAGACTGGGAAATTAATACCGGGTTTGATAACAAAAATGTCACTTGGAGTTACCATAATGGAGGATCTTGGCCAG TGCTCATGTGGCTAGTAACAGCTGCTTGCATCAAGACAGGACGTCCGCAAATAGCAAGACGTGCAATTGAACTTGCTGAGAGTCGTTTGCTGGAGGATGGATGGCCTGAATATTATGATGGTAAGCTTGGAAGATATGTTGGTAGAAAAGCAAGAAAATACCAAACATGGTCTATTGCAGGTTATCTGGTTTCTAAGATGATGCTGGAGGATCCCTCACACCTGGGGATGATTTCCCTTGAAGAAGACAAACAGATGAAACCAGTGCATAAAAGATCATCTTCTTGGACTTGCTAA